The Beijerinckiaceae bacterium RH AL1 genome has a segment encoding these proteins:
- the urtD gene encoding Urea ABC transporter ATP-binding protein UrtD (ID:RHAL1_02521;~source:Prodigal:2.6) codes for MSETDFLLAVENLTVSFDGFKAVNDLTFYVDKNDIRVIIGPNGAGKTTVLDLICGKTKASEGSIKFRNKEITKLNENEIVLAGIGRKFQTPSIYDELTVFENLEISYPKGRSVFGALTFRRDAAVIERVEEVAEIIFLKDQLKQNAEYLSHGQKQWLEIGMLLIQDPELLMLDEPVAGMSVSERVKTAELLNRIIADRSVIVIEHDMKFVEDIARKVTVLHQGKILSEGTMAQVKSDPKVVEVYLGH; via the coding sequence ATGAGCGAGACAGACTTCCTCCTCGCCGTCGAGAACCTGACCGTCTCCTTCGACGGCTTCAAGGCGGTGAACGACCTCACCTTCTACGTCGACAAGAACGACATTCGCGTCATCATCGGCCCGAACGGCGCCGGCAAGACGACGGTGCTCGACCTCATCTGCGGCAAGACGAAAGCCAGCGAAGGCTCGATCAAGTTCCGCAACAAGGAGATCACCAAGCTCAACGAGAACGAGATCGTCCTCGCTGGCATCGGGCGCAAGTTCCAGACGCCGTCGATCTACGACGAGCTCACGGTCTTCGAGAATCTCGAGATCTCCTACCCCAAGGGTCGCAGCGTCTTCGGTGCGCTCACCTTCCGCCGCGACGCCGCCGTCATCGAGCGCGTCGAGGAGGTCGCCGAGATCATCTTCCTCAAGGACCAGCTGAAGCAGAACGCCGAGTACCTGAGCCACGGGCAGAAGCAGTGGCTCGAGATCGGCATGCTGCTGATCCAGGACCCCGAGCTTCTGATGCTCGACGAGCCGGTCGCCGGCATGAGCGTCAGCGAGCGCGTCAAGACCGCCGAGCTCTTGAACCGAATCATCGCGGACCGCTCGGTCATCGTCATCGAGCACGACATGAAGTTCGTCGAGGACATCGCGCGCAAGGTGACGGTGCTGCACCAGGGCAAGATCCTCTCCGAGGGGACGATGGCGCAGGTGAAGAGCGACCCCAAGGTCGTCGAAGTCTATCTCGGTCATTGA
- a CDS encoding Urea ABC transporter permease (ID:RHAL1_02522;~source:Prodigal:2.6) yields MPNGTPFFGRAGWLNLAILAVLLLVVFPAVLDPFRLNLVGKYLTYAFVAVGLVICWGYGGILSLGQGVFFGLGGYCMAMYLKLEASSVANTKIQSTPGIPDFMDWNQITELPTFWVPFKSLPLALIAVVVVPTLLAAILSYAMFKRRVGGVYFAIITQAVASILTILIIGQQGYTGGVNGITDLRTLHGWDIRTDHAHTILYFVNAILLLACLLAAQYITRSKLGRILIAMRTKVDRVRFSGYSVAGFQVFAFCVAAAFAAIGGAMFTLQVGFMSPSFVGIVPSIEMVIYTAVGGRLSLFGAIYGTLIVNYAKSSFSEAFPQLWQLGLGALFMIVVLFFPNGLAGIYRSHVAPWVQKKLGARTSKDPSEALQIPAE; encoded by the coding sequence ATGCCGAATGGAACCCCCTTCTTCGGACGCGCCGGCTGGCTCAACCTGGCGATCCTCGCGGTCCTGCTGCTCGTCGTCTTCCCGGCGGTGCTCGATCCCTTCCGGCTGAACCTCGTCGGCAAGTACCTCACCTACGCCTTCGTCGCGGTCGGCCTCGTCATCTGCTGGGGCTACGGCGGCATCCTGAGCCTGGGCCAGGGCGTGTTCTTCGGCCTCGGCGGCTACTGCATGGCGATGTACCTGAAGCTCGAGGCCTCGAGCGTCGCCAACACGAAGATCCAGTCGACGCCGGGCATCCCCGACTTCATGGACTGGAACCAGATCACCGAGCTGCCGACCTTCTGGGTGCCGTTCAAGAGCCTGCCGCTGGCGCTCATCGCCGTCGTCGTCGTGCCGACGCTGCTTGCCGCGATCCTCAGCTACGCGATGTTCAAGCGGCGCGTCGGCGGCGTCTACTTCGCGATCATCACCCAGGCCGTCGCCTCGATCCTGACGATCCTGATCATCGGCCAGCAGGGCTACACCGGCGGCGTCAACGGCATCACCGACCTTCGCACGCTGCACGGCTGGGACATCCGCACCGATCACGCTCACACGATCCTCTACTTCGTGAACGCCATCCTGCTGCTCGCCTGCCTGCTCGCCGCCCAGTACATCACGCGCTCGAAGCTCGGCCGCATCCTCATCGCGATGCGCACCAAGGTCGACCGCGTGCGCTTCTCCGGCTACTCGGTCGCCGGCTTCCAGGTCTTCGCCTTCTGCGTCGCGGCGGCCTTCGCGGCGATCGGCGGCGCGATGTTCACGCTCCAGGTCGGCTTCATGTCGCCGTCCTTCGTCGGCATCGTCCCGTCGATCGAGATGGTGATCTACACCGCCGTCGGCGGCCGCCTGTCGCTGTTCGGCGCGATCTACGGCACGCTCATCGTCAACTACGCGAAGTCGAGCTTCTCCGAGGCCTTCCCGCAGCTCTGGCAGCTCGGCCTCGGCGCGCTGTTCATGATCGTGGTGCTGTTCTTCCCGAACGGCCTCGCCGGCATCTACCGCAGCCACGTCGCGCCGTGGGTGCAGAAGAAGCTCGGCGCCCGCACGTCGAAGGACCCGAGCGAAGCCCTGCAGATCCCGGCGGAGTGA
- a CDS encoding Amino acid/amide ABC transporter membrane protein 1, HAAT family (ID:RHAL1_02523;~source:Prodigal:2.6), translating into MLGGYSFGDLGSIFVMQGFAGLILFSVFVLMALGLAIIFGQMGVINMAHGEFMILGAYMTYFTSKAFQAYLPSLFGGYFFVAIFIAFLASGALGMFIEWALIKRLYHRPLDTMLATWGLSLILQQIYRSAFGAREVGVDLPQWMLGSWQVTDSIQIPINGMIIMALTILITIAVGVLMYKSRWGLSVRAVVQNRPIAGAVGINTDRIDRYTFAIGCGIAGIAGAAFTMIGSTGPTSGQLYIVNAFLIVVFGGAQSLIGTIASAFSISQTQSTLEFFLSGSMASVITLLLIVGILLLRPQGLFVLKVRR; encoded by the coding sequence ATGCTCGGCGGCTACTCCTTCGGCGATCTCGGCTCGATCTTCGTGATGCAGGGCTTCGCCGGGCTGATCCTGTTCTCGGTCTTCGTGCTGATGGCGCTCGGCCTCGCGATCATCTTCGGCCAGATGGGCGTGATCAACATGGCGCACGGGGAGTTCATGATCCTCGGCGCCTACATGACGTACTTTACGTCGAAGGCGTTCCAGGCCTACCTGCCGTCGCTGTTCGGCGGCTATTTCTTCGTCGCGATCTTCATCGCGTTTCTCGCCTCCGGCGCGCTCGGCATGTTCATAGAATGGGCGCTGATCAAGCGGCTCTACCATCGCCCGCTCGACACGATGCTCGCGACCTGGGGCCTGAGCCTGATCCTGCAGCAGATCTACCGCTCGGCCTTCGGCGCGCGCGAGGTCGGCGTCGACCTGCCACAGTGGATGCTCGGCTCCTGGCAGGTCACGGATTCGATCCAGATCCCGATCAACGGCATGATCATCATGGCGCTGACGATCCTCATCACGATCGCCGTCGGCGTGCTGATGTACAAGTCTCGCTGGGGCCTGTCGGTGCGCGCGGTGGTGCAGAACCGGCCGATCGCCGGCGCCGTCGGCATCAACACCGACCGCATCGATCGCTACACGTTCGCGATCGGCTGCGGCATCGCCGGCATCGCGGGCGCGGCCTTCACGATGATCGGCTCGACCGGCCCGACCTCCGGCCAGCTCTACATCGTCAACGCCTTTCTCATCGTCGTCTTCGGCGGCGCGCAGAGCCTGATCGGCACCATCGCCTCGGCGTTCTCGATCTCGCAGACGCAGTCGACGCTCGAGTTCTTCCTCTCCGGCTCGATGGCATCCGTCATCACCCTCCTGCTGATCGTCGGCATTCTCCTGCTTCGGCCGCAGGGTCTGTTCGTTCTCAAAGTGCGCCGCTGA
- the urtA_1 gene encoding Urea ABC transporter substrate-binding protein (ID:RHAL1_02524;~source:Prodigal:2.6), producing the protein MSHDDDHDALASPLRRQILKGIAALPAVSLFGRRAFAAPATSAVDTTGLAVTDDSVTVGILHSITGTMAISETGSVEAEKLAISQINEAGGVLGRQIKVIQEDGASDWPTFAEKAKKLLVSDHCAAVFGCWTSASRKAVLPVFEQYNGMLYYPTFYEGLEQSKNVIYTGQEATQQILAGLNWVEKERKAKTFYLLGSDYIWPRTSMKIARKHIENVLHQKVVGEDYFPLGSTQFNSVINKIKLKKPDVIYIAVVGGSNVAFYKQLKAAGIDLNKQMLMTISVTEDEIDGIGGENIAGAYACMKYFQSLDTPQNKAFVAAFKKMWGEKTVIGDVTQAAYLGPWLWKFTCEKAGSFDVDKIAAASPGIEFKDAPEGYVRIHPNHHLWSKTLVGRARADGQFDVVYTTPELIEPNPFPKGYQ; encoded by the coding sequence ATGTCACACGACGACGATCACGACGCGCTGGCGTCTCCGCTGCGGCGGCAGATCCTCAAGGGCATCGCGGCGCTGCCGGCGGTGAGCTTGTTCGGACGCCGGGCTTTCGCGGCGCCCGCCACCTCGGCGGTCGACACGACGGGCCTCGCCGTCACCGACGACAGCGTGACCGTCGGCATCCTGCACTCGATCACCGGCACGATGGCGATCTCGGAGACCGGCTCGGTCGAGGCCGAGAAGCTCGCGATCTCGCAGATCAACGAGGCCGGCGGCGTGCTCGGCCGGCAGATCAAGGTCATCCAGGAGGACGGCGCCTCCGACTGGCCGACCTTTGCGGAGAAGGCGAAGAAGCTGCTCGTCAGCGACCACTGCGCGGCGGTCTTCGGCTGCTGGACCTCGGCCTCGCGCAAGGCCGTGCTGCCGGTCTTCGAGCAGTACAACGGCATGCTCTACTATCCCACCTTCTACGAGGGCCTCGAGCAGTCGAAGAACGTCATCTACACCGGCCAGGAGGCCACGCAGCAGATCCTCGCCGGCCTCAACTGGGTCGAGAAGGAGCGCAAGGCCAAGACATTCTACCTGCTCGGGTCCGACTACATCTGGCCGCGCACCTCGATGAAGATCGCCCGCAAGCACATCGAGAACGTGCTGCACCAGAAGGTCGTCGGCGAGGATTACTTCCCGCTCGGCAGCACCCAGTTCAACTCGGTGATCAACAAGATCAAGCTGAAGAAGCCCGACGTGATCTATATCGCGGTCGTCGGAGGCTCGAACGTCGCATTCTACAAGCAGCTGAAGGCGGCGGGCATCGACCTCAACAAGCAGATGCTGATGACGATCTCGGTCACCGAGGACGAGATCGACGGCATCGGCGGCGAGAACATCGCCGGCGCCTACGCCTGCATGAAGTACTTCCAGTCGCTCGACACGCCGCAGAACAAGGCCTTCGTCGCCGCCTTCAAGAAGATGTGGGGCGAGAAGACGGTCATCGGCGACGTGACGCAGGCCGCCTATCTCGGGCCCTGGCTGTGGAAGTTCACCTGCGAGAAGGCCGGCTCCTTCGACGTCGACAAGATCGCTGCCGCCTCGCCCGGCATCGAGTTCAAGGACGCGCCGGAAGGCTACGTCCGCATCCACCCCAACCATCACCTGTGGTCGAAAACCCTGGTCGGGCGGGCCCGCGCCGACGGACAGTTCGACGTCGTCTACACGACGCCTGAGCTGATCGAGCCGAACCCCTTCCCCAAGGGCTACCAGTAA
- the ureAB_1 gene encoding Urease subunit gamma/beta (ID:RHAL1_02529;~source:Prodigal:2.6), whose protein sequence is MLLTPTEMERLTIFTAAELARKRRAKGLKLNYPEAVAIITDEILEGAREGRGVADLISFGSTILSTDDVMDGIAAMMPILQVEGVFPDGTKLVTVHEPIRPREGAPADPLEPGAIVAGAGEIELSAGRPRVTIEVVNTGDRPVQVGSHYHFFETNRALAFDRAAARGHHLDIPAGTAVRFEPGQRKTVTLVTFGGSRDLSGLNDLTRGAKDDAGWDEALARAKAGGFKGA, encoded by the coding sequence ATGCTTTTGACACCAACGGAAATGGAGCGGCTGACGATCTTCACCGCTGCGGAGCTCGCCCGCAAGCGCCGCGCGAAGGGCCTCAAGCTGAACTACCCGGAAGCGGTCGCCATCATCACCGACGAGATCCTGGAAGGCGCGCGCGAAGGCCGCGGCGTGGCCGATCTCATCTCCTTCGGCTCGACGATCCTGTCGACCGATGACGTCATGGACGGCATCGCCGCCATGATGCCCATCCTGCAGGTCGAGGGCGTCTTTCCCGACGGCACCAAGCTCGTCACCGTGCACGAGCCGATCCGCCCGCGCGAGGGTGCGCCGGCCGATCCGCTCGAGCCCGGCGCGATCGTCGCCGGTGCCGGCGAGATCGAGCTCTCCGCCGGGCGCCCGCGCGTGACGATCGAGGTCGTCAACACCGGCGACCGGCCCGTGCAGGTCGGCTCGCACTACCACTTCTTCGAGACCAATCGCGCGCTGGCGTTCGACCGTGCCGCGGCCCGCGGCCACCACCTCGACATCCCCGCCGGCACCGCGGTCCGCTTCGAGCCCGGGCAGCGCAAGACGGTGACGCTCGTCACCTTCGGCGGCAGCCGCGACCTCTCAGGCCTCAACGACCTGACGCGCGGCGCCAAGGACGATGCGGGCTGGGACGAAGCGCTCGCGCGCGCCAAGGCCGGCGGCTTCAAGGGAGCCTGA
- the ureE gene encoding Urease accessory protein UreE 1 (ID:RHAL1_02527;~source:Prodigal:2.6): MILIETVIGDMREPELAAQLHRLEHADAVDTVTLGSADLARRRLRVTSERGADVAIALPRDVVLFNGAVLQLDDSHALIVRAAPTDWLRIIPHGAAAALELGYHAGNLHWRVRFAGSELLVAMDGPRAAYRARIARLVDDGLVTIAETASA; this comes from the coding sequence ATGATCCTGATCGAGACCGTGATCGGCGACATGCGCGAGCCCGAGCTGGCTGCGCAGCTCCATCGCCTCGAGCATGCGGACGCCGTGGACACGGTCACGCTCGGCTCGGCCGATCTCGCGCGCCGCCGTCTGCGCGTGACGAGCGAACGCGGCGCCGACGTCGCCATCGCGCTCCCGCGCGACGTGGTGCTCTTCAACGGCGCCGTGCTGCAGCTCGACGACAGCCACGCGCTGATCGTGCGCGCGGCACCGACGGACTGGCTGCGGATCATCCCGCACGGCGCAGCGGCCGCTCTCGAGCTCGGCTATCACGCCGGCAACCTGCATTGGCGCGTCCGGTTTGCGGGGAGCGAGCTGCTGGTGGCGATGGACGGTCCGAGAGCGGCCTATCGGGCCCGCATCGCCCGCCTCGTCGATGACGGCCTCGTCACGATCGCCGAGACGGCGTCGGCATGA
- a CDS encoding Signal transduction histidine kinase (ID:RHAL1_02525;~source:Prodigal:2.6), with product MAGRQRIDRVRREYNQWAANETLEDFALRFTAKRARRWSSARVGQTALGAASFLALEAIGGSITLSYGFSNAAAAIAVVSVAIFATALPICFYAAKYGVDIDLLTRGAGFGYIGSTITSLIYASFTFIFFAIESVIMAMALELCLGIPRPLGYLASALVVIPLVVYGISAISRLQVWSQPIWIALNLLPIAAVVMRDPQGLDEWTHYVGASGGGFDLLSFGAAASVAFALIVQVGEQVDFLRFLPDSRQQKRAWWLALLSSGPGWIVVGALKFLVGSYLAVYLVRHGMARHEAGDPPRMYAVGFAALVGPGPLSLGLTCAFVVLCQIKINVTNAYAGSIAWSNFFSRLTHSHPGRVVWLVFNVAVALLVMELGVYEALERTLAFYSSLAVAWVGALVADLVINKPLGLSPPGIEFKRAHLYDINPVGVGAMAAATLLSTLAQIGAFGAIARAFSPFLALVTALVVAPLIALATRGRFYLARQPEPVADGRTSVRCCICENTFETEDTASCPAYAGPICSLCCSLDARCHDLCKPHARMHRQLADGLAGVVPSRWRQLIRPHVVEFALAFGLSTLLVAFLLALIGLQIGTDRSVDHAALVATMWKVFVLLLIVIGVGSWLFVLVQVSRRAAQDEMLRQTQLLMEEIEAHERTDAALKRAKEAAESANYAKSRYVVGLSHELRTPLNTIMGYAQLLERDQKLGGKQRGQIAVMRRSAGHLSGLIDGLLDISKVEAGKLDLSRDEIAIKPFLKQIVDMFAVQAAAKGIAFEVEIAGDLPETVASDEKRLRQIVINLLSNAMKFTFAGRVDFRVRYRNEVAEFAVIDTGPGIPPEDLERIFEPFERLQSGMTAPGTGLGLTICRLLARVMGGDILVESTPGRGSTFRLRLFLPRVNDTKLPAIEERLLGADVGAGRAILVVDDDATHRDVIAEAMTPLGFTMFAAETAGEGLRVADLTRPDLFLLDVGLPDMHGWQLAEQLRAAGHTEARIVMVSASAIEEHRTSIAQPFHDAYVMKPVDIARLTETILALLGLDVQDAPLAVPATEAAVPLESLPRPDGDRLAALIDLCEIGFVRGLREALADLATDARYRPLANRLLVFVDAVDMRGLAAALETLREPIA from the coding sequence ATGGCAGGGCGTCAGCGGATCGATCGCGTCAGGCGCGAGTACAACCAGTGGGCCGCCAACGAAACGTTGGAGGACTTCGCGCTCCGCTTCACCGCGAAGCGGGCACGACGCTGGTCGTCGGCACGAGTCGGCCAGACCGCGCTCGGCGCCGCCTCCTTCCTGGCGCTGGAGGCGATCGGCGGCTCGATCACGCTGAGCTACGGCTTCTCCAACGCCGCCGCGGCGATCGCGGTGGTCAGCGTGGCGATCTTCGCGACCGCGCTGCCGATCTGCTTCTATGCCGCGAAATACGGCGTCGACATCGATCTGCTGACCCGCGGCGCCGGCTTCGGCTACATCGGCTCGACGATCACCTCGCTGATCTACGCCTCGTTCACGTTCATCTTCTTTGCGATCGAGTCGGTCATCATGGCGATGGCGCTCGAGCTCTGCCTCGGCATCCCGCGGCCGCTCGGCTACCTCGCCAGCGCGCTCGTCGTCATTCCCCTCGTCGTCTACGGCATCTCGGCGATCAGCCGCCTGCAGGTCTGGTCGCAGCCGATTTGGATCGCGCTCAATCTATTGCCGATCGCCGCCGTCGTGATGCGCGATCCGCAGGGTCTCGACGAGTGGACGCATTACGTCGGCGCCTCCGGCGGCGGCTTCGATCTCCTGTCCTTCGGCGCGGCGGCGTCCGTCGCCTTCGCACTGATCGTGCAGGTCGGCGAGCAGGTCGACTTCCTCCGCTTCCTGCCGGACAGCCGGCAGCAGAAGCGCGCCTGGTGGCTCGCCCTCCTCTCCTCCGGCCCGGGCTGGATCGTCGTCGGCGCGCTCAAGTTCCTCGTCGGCTCGTATCTCGCCGTCTACCTCGTCCGCCACGGCATGGCGCGCCATGAGGCCGGCGATCCGCCGCGCATGTATGCGGTCGGCTTCGCGGCGCTCGTCGGCCCCGGTCCGCTGTCGCTCGGGCTGACCTGCGCCTTCGTCGTTTTGTGCCAGATCAAGATCAACGTGACGAACGCCTATGCCGGCTCGATCGCCTGGTCGAACTTCTTCTCGCGCCTGACGCATTCGCATCCCGGTCGCGTCGTGTGGCTCGTCTTCAACGTCGCCGTCGCCTTGCTCGTGATGGAGCTCGGCGTCTACGAAGCGCTCGAGCGCACGCTGGCCTTCTACTCGAGCCTCGCCGTCGCCTGGGTCGGCGCGCTCGTCGCCGACCTCGTGATCAACAAGCCGCTCGGCCTCTCGCCGCCCGGCATCGAGTTCAAGCGCGCGCACCTCTACGACATCAACCCGGTCGGCGTCGGCGCCATGGCGGCGGCGACGCTCCTCTCGACGCTGGCGCAGATCGGCGCCTTCGGCGCGATCGCGAGAGCCTTCTCGCCGTTCCTGGCGCTCGTCACCGCGCTCGTCGTCGCCCCCCTCATCGCGCTCGCGACCCGCGGCCGCTTCTACCTCGCGCGACAGCCCGAGCCCGTCGCCGACGGCCGTACGAGCGTGCGCTGCTGCATCTGCGAGAACACCTTCGAGACCGAGGACACCGCGTCCTGCCCCGCCTATGCCGGGCCGATCTGCTCGCTCTGCTGCTCGCTCGACGCGCGCTGCCACGACCTGTGCAAGCCGCACGCCCGCATGCACCGGCAGCTCGCCGACGGCCTCGCCGGCGTCGTGCCCTCGCGCTGGCGGCAGCTCATCCGCCCGCATGTCGTCGAGTTCGCGCTGGCCTTCGGCCTCTCGACGCTGCTCGTCGCCTTCCTGCTCGCGCTCATCGGCCTGCAGATCGGCACCGACCGCAGCGTCGACCACGCCGCGCTCGTCGCCACGATGTGGAAGGTCTTCGTCCTGCTGTTGATCGTCATCGGTGTCGGCAGCTGGCTGTTCGTGCTGGTGCAGGTGAGCCGCCGCGCCGCCCAGGACGAGATGCTGCGCCAGACGCAGCTCCTCATGGAGGAGATCGAGGCGCACGAGCGCACCGACGCGGCCCTCAAGCGCGCCAAGGAGGCCGCCGAGTCGGCCAACTACGCGAAGAGCCGCTACGTCGTCGGCCTCAGCCACGAGCTGCGCACGCCGCTCAACACGATCATGGGCTACGCCCAGCTGCTGGAGCGCGACCAGAAGCTGGGCGGCAAGCAGCGCGGCCAGATCGCCGTCATGCGCCGCAGCGCCGGCCATCTCTCCGGGCTGATCGACGGCCTCCTCGACATCTCCAAGGTCGAGGCCGGCAAGCTCGACCTGTCGCGCGACGAGATCGCGATCAAGCCGTTCCTGAAGCAGATCGTCGACATGTTCGCGGTGCAGGCGGCCGCCAAGGGCATCGCCTTCGAGGTCGAGATCGCCGGCGACCTGCCGGAGACGGTGGCGAGCGACGAGAAGCGGCTGCGCCAGATCGTCATCAACCTCTTGTCGAACGCGATGAAGTTCACCTTCGCCGGCCGCGTCGACTTCAGGGTGCGCTACCGCAACGAGGTCGCGGAGTTCGCCGTCATCGACACCGGGCCCGGCATCCCGCCGGAGGATCTGGAGCGAATCTTCGAGCCGTTCGAGCGGCTGCAATCCGGCATGACCGCCCCCGGCACCGGGCTCGGCCTCACCATCTGCCGCCTGCTCGCCCGCGTGATGGGCGGCGACATCCTGGTGGAGAGCACGCCGGGGCGCGGCAGCACGTTCCGGCTGCGCCTCTTCCTGCCGCGGGTCAACGACACCAAGCTGCCGGCGATCGAGGAGCGCCTGCTCGGCGCCGACGTCGGCGCGGGGCGCGCCATCCTGGTCGTCGACGACGACGCCACCCACCGCGACGTGATCGCCGAGGCGATGACGCCGCTCGGCTTCACGATGTTCGCCGCCGAGACGGCCGGCGAAGGCCTGCGCGTCGCCGACCTGACGCGACCCGATCTGTTCCTGCTCGACGTCGGCCTGCCCGACATGCACGGCTGGCAGCTCGCCGAGCAGCTGCGCGCCGCCGGCCACACCGAGGCGCGCATCGTGATGGTGTCGGCGAGCGCGATCGAGGAGCACCGCACGTCGATCGCCCAGCCCTTCCACGACGCCTACGTCATGAAGCCCGTCGACATCGCGCGGCTGACCGAGACGATCCTCGCGCTGCTCGGGCTCGACGTGCAGGACGCCCCGCTCGCCGTGCCGGCCACCGAGGCCGCCGTACCGTTGGAGAGCCTGCCGCGGCCCGATGGCGACCGCCTCGCCGCGCTGATCGATCTCTGCGAGATCGGCTTCGTGCGCGGCCTGCGCGAGGCGCTCGCCGACCTCGCCACGGACGCGCGCTACCGGCCGCTCGCCAACCGCCTCCTCGTCTTCGTCGATGCCGTCGACATGCGCGGCCTCGCCGCGGCGCTCGAGACCCTGCGCGAGCCCATCGCATGA
- the ureF_2 gene encoding Urease accessory protein UreF (ID:RHAL1_02528;~source:Prodigal:2.6) produces MIATLLAMQQADAAFPSGSFAFSNGIEGVAALPYPFDRDALRRQAEIALRHRWAGLDRIALVRAWRTGDDLGGLAGIDEDVEAANVVASFREGSRRAGRALLTSHARLGTSGADALKAAIARGNLLGHLPTMQGALFRALGMPEREAIAVSGYQAIASLTSAAVRLGRVGALEAQTVIRDLLPEIAALTAPEAIDPGAPLESFTPFLDIAAMRSADAAVRLFSS; encoded by the coding sequence ATGATCGCCACGCTGCTCGCCATGCAGCAGGCGGACGCCGCCTTTCCCAGCGGCAGCTTCGCCTTCTCGAACGGCATCGAGGGCGTCGCCGCCCTCCCCTATCCCTTCGATCGCGACGCGCTGCGTCGCCAGGCCGAGATCGCGCTCCGTCACCGCTGGGCCGGGCTCGATCGCATCGCGCTGGTGCGCGCCTGGCGCACCGGCGACGACCTCGGCGGGCTTGCCGGCATAGACGAGGACGTCGAGGCGGCGAACGTGGTCGCAAGCTTCCGCGAGGGATCGCGCCGGGCCGGCCGCGCGCTTCTGACGAGCCACGCCCGCCTCGGCACATCGGGCGCCGACGCGCTCAAAGCCGCAATCGCGCGAGGAAACCTGCTCGGCCATCTGCCGACGATGCAGGGCGCCCTCTTCCGAGCGCTCGGCATGCCGGAGCGCGAAGCCATCGCAGTATCCGGCTACCAGGCGATCGCCAGCCTCACATCCGCCGCGGTGCGTCTCGGTCGCGTCGGCGCGCTCGAGGCGCAGACGGTGATCCGCGACCTGCTTCCCGAGATCGCCGCCCTGACGGCGCCCGAGGCCATCGACCCGGGCGCGCCGCTCGAGAGCTTCACCCCCTTCCTGGACATCGCGGCGATGCGCAGTGCCGATGCCGCGGTCCGGCTGTTCTCGAGCTAG
- a CDS encoding LuxR family transcriptional regulator (ID:RHAL1_02526;~source:Prodigal:2.6) — MTPQPADIVLVVDDSPETLRMLTDVLDATGMTVTVALDGAAALKVAARLKPDVVLMDAVMPTMDGFETCRELKKLPGFEHVPVIFMTGLAEPEHSVRAFQVGGADYVTKPLDIDSMLARIGTHLANARKLKSAFTALDAAEQFLIAVDRTGDILWFTPQAYRLVEERFRAPGEDRLRLPPAVIEWLRGRVSGAPLPGGDEIAVETAGAQLRIGFAGATDRGELILRISAVATSDRTAALRARFALTRREAEVASWIAQGKSNRDVAAILSLSPRTVDKHLEVIFSKMGVENRTALAATLFSSQFV; from the coding sequence ATGACTCCGCAGCCTGCCGACATCGTGCTCGTCGTCGACGATTCGCCGGAGACGCTGCGCATGCTCACCGACGTGCTCGACGCCACCGGCATGACGGTGACGGTGGCGCTCGACGGTGCCGCCGCGCTGAAGGTCGCCGCGCGCCTCAAGCCCGACGTGGTGCTGATGGACGCCGTCATGCCGACGATGGACGGCTTCGAGACCTGCCGCGAGCTGAAGAAGCTGCCGGGCTTCGAGCACGTGCCGGTGATCTTCATGACCGGCCTGGCCGAGCCGGAGCACAGCGTCCGCGCCTTCCAGGTCGGCGGCGCCGACTACGTCACCAAGCCGCTCGATATCGATTCGATGCTCGCGCGCATCGGCACGCATCTCGCCAACGCGCGCAAGCTGAAGAGCGCCTTCACGGCGCTCGATGCCGCAGAGCAATTCCTCATCGCCGTCGACCGGACCGGCGACATCCTGTGGTTCACGCCGCAGGCCTACCGGCTCGTCGAGGAGCGCTTTCGCGCCCCCGGCGAGGATCGTCTGCGGCTGCCGCCCGCCGTCATCGAGTGGCTGCGCGGCCGGGTGAGCGGCGCCCCGCTCCCGGGTGGCGACGAGATCGCCGTCGAGACGGCCGGCGCGCAGTTGCGCATCGGCTTTGCTGGCGCCACCGACCGCGGCGAGCTGATCCTGCGCATCTCGGCTGTCGCGACGTCGGATCGCACGGCGGCGCTGCGGGCCCGCTTCGCGCTGACGCGCCGCGAGGCGGAGGTCGCCTCCTGGATCGCGCAGGGCAAGTCCAACCGCGACGTCGCCGCCATCCTGTCGTTGAGCCCGCGCACCGTCGACAAGCACCTCGAGGTGATCTTCTCCAAGATGGGCGTCGAGAACCGGACCGCGCTCGCGGCGACGCTCTTCAGCTCGCAATTCGTCTGA